cccccctgcagcATCCTCACCCCCCTGAGGATCCAGCCAGGAGAGGCCGCTGGGTGCCCCGCACCCTCCGGGCAGGTCTGAGCAGCACCTGGGGGGACGGGCTGAGCGCCACGGCCAGCACAGAAGCTGCCACAGGAGGGCAGCTGGTGTCCCCACCCCAAACTGATCCATTGTGCTGGTGGCCTGGTCTGGGATGCCCATCACTGCCCAGACCACTGCCTATCGCCCTGGGCCTGTCCGCCTGGGAAAACGCAGTGGGTGCCCTTTGTAGACGAGCCCCCACCACACCTGGGACCCACCCCAGCCACGTTCAAATCCCTCCCTCAGCTGGGAGACCCTCCGGGCCAGGCCCACCCCCTCCATGCCCGCGAAGGCGCACCTGCCGGAGCACAGTGTCGGGTGGCAGCCTGCGCAGGTTCTCCAGGTGGGAGTGGAAGAGTGAGCTGTGCCGCAGGCGTGCCCCCAGCATCCCCTCCGCGATGTAGCCCACTGTGCAGTCGTCTGGCAGCCTCAGCCTCTCCGCCGTGCTCATGAAGCTGCCCATGCTGGGGGACGGGGCAGTCAGTGCCTGCCCAGTCCTCGGCCCCCTGCCTGGGCAGCTGGTGCCCCTGCGGGCCCTCTCACCTGGCCCACGGGCTCATCTTCAGGGCGAGGCCTCTGCTGAGGCAGAACCCGGCCCCCCCGGTAGCGAACCAGAACTTGACAGTGGTcgcctggggaggagggagccgCCAGTCAGAGCTCCTCACCGACTCTGCACACTGGAGTATCACTCGTGAGCCACTCCTTAGCAGCTCCTGGTCCCAGCAGCAGAAGCTCCCGGGCCCTGACGGGATGGGGCTCCTGCCACCTAGTTGCCTGGAggccccaaccccacccccttgGACCTCCCGGCTTGCCAAGCCGCTGCAGCGTCCCACGCAAGCGGGTCAGGCACCCGCCCCCCGGCCCCGTGCTCACGGTGCCACCTCCCTGGACCCGCTCAGCAGCCTCGATGGGGTGGTCCAGGCTGGGCCGCCCCAGGTAGACGTCCTGGCTGGGTGAGAAGGCGGACAGCAGCTGCAGCAGGCCCTCGGTGTTCACATAGTTGTCGTCGTCCACGTGGCAGAACCACCTGGGGGCAAGGGCAGTCTCAGCGCCCATGGCCAGTGTGAGGCCCTGGCTCCCCAAGGGCTCGGCCACCACACACTTGCGCCCAGACTCGACGAACTTGTCGTACTCCACCGACATCTTGCAGCACAGCGCCTGGCGGGTGTGTGCGGCTGAGCAGTTGGTGTTGACAACGTGGCTGCCTacggggttggggggtggaggaCCAGTGAGGCCAGGGTGAGGTGTGGCGGCCCCACAGGCCCCAGCGGCCTTGCTCCACTCCAGGCCCTGAGGCCGGTCGGACCACAGGCCCGGCATGGCCTCACCCAGCTGACCCCGTTGCTGAGCCCTATGGCCCAGGCAGATGACCACCTGGAAACCCCAAGTGGATGTGAACTGGGAACAGCCTGAGTGGGGAGTGACCCAACCAGCTGGGCTTCTCTAAGGCATGTGGAAGGGCGAGGCCCTGGAAGCCTGCAGGTGGCACAGGGAGGCAGAGTGTGGCTGGCAGGTGGGGCCCTGGATGCTGCCCTCCACTGGCTGGTGACCCTGAGCAGGGGACTTAACTCCCCTGAGCCTCTGTACACAGCAGGGAGGCTCACTGCGCTGGACCGAGGACTGAGTAAGAAGGGGCGCTGGGCACTCACCTCCCTGGCGCTGCAGGTCAGGGTCGTCTCCATCCGTGAAGATGAAGGTCTAGGGAGAGACCACCTGTGAGATGCATGGTGGGGCCTTGGCCCCAGTGACGTAGAGTTTGGCTGTGGGGACCTCGGAATAAGCGtttccaggccaggccagggcttatccgtgggatggggggggggggggcggggggggagcgGCGGGTGGCATCCCAGCTTCGGCCTGCTCCCACCCTCAGCAGGTCCAGTGCTGTTGGGGCCAGACCTGCGCTCACAGAAGTTTCCAGCGTCTCAGCCCTGTGTCAGCTTGGGAGAACCCACCCAAGTCTAGAACCCAAGAAGGAACAAGAGGGGGTGGTCGCTGGGGGTCCTCGGGACTCAGCACGCGGAACCCGCCACCCTGCTGGGGACGCAGACCCCGCGGGCGGGGTAGGGGTCCTGGGGTAAGGCCCACCTGTCGGCGGGCCCGAGAGATCCAGGTGCGCAGCAGCAGATTCAGGCGCGGCCCGTGGTTCTTCCGGGTGGTCTTGACGGCGATGAAGACGTCTTCGGGCCGCAAGCGGGGGACGGGAGCGCGGGCGGGGGGCGCGCGCGGTCCGGGGCCGGGGGTCGGTGCTGGGGCGGGCGCGCGGGGCAGCGGTAGAGGCAGTAGGAGCAGAGCGGCGAGGGCCGCGGCCAGCGCGAGGCAGGCCCGACACAGCGCCCCCCGCACACGGCTCATGCGGCCGCCGACTGGCCGGCAGCGCCGGAGGCAAGTGCTAGCCGCGGCCCCTTTAAGAGCCACCCCGCCCGCGCCGCGACCCGGAAGCGGCAGCCGCGCTGCCCCGGAAGTGGACGGCGCGCCGCGGTGGGGTGGGCGAAGATGCCGCTACCGGTTCAGGTGTTTAACTTGCAGGTAACCAGCCGAGGCCGGCGGCCCCCCCCGCGTCCCCGCTGCCCGGCCGGAGCCGAGGCCGAGGCCGAGGCCGGCCGAGCGGCCCGCGCGCCCCGCCCCGAGCCCCGCAACGTCCCGCGCGTCGGCGCCGGCAGGCCCGCCGCGCTAACGCTCTTTCTCCCCGCAGCAGCCAGCCAGCTCTGTGTCAGGGTCGGGGGGTGCAGAGAGTCAGGACAGAATGAGGGATAGCCCGGCCCCCAGCGCGGCCGCCACGTCCGTGACAGCGCTGTGCCCCGCGCCCCCCAGCAGTAGGGCAGACGTCTTCCTGCCGGGCACGGCCGGGGACTGCAGCCTGAGCGCCAGCCTGTCGGCCTGTACGCTGCTCTATGAGGTACCGTCCAGGACAAGGGCCCgggacagccagccagccagccagcgaGCCGGCAGGCGGCCGCCCACCGCCGGCGCCCCGGGACCCTCCCGGCCGCGGTCGGCGCCGGGCCCGCGGCGGCACTAACCCGCACGGCTGCACGGGCTGCTCCCGGGTTGAGGTCGACCCCACGTCTTCCCTATGGCTCGGAGGAAGCTGCATCAAGACGGTGGCTGGGAACGTGTAGGGACCCTCGGGGGTGCCCCGTTCTGCAGATGGGCGGTTAGAATCTGCCTCGGCTCCTCTCTGGGAGCCTCTTGTCCGGCGAGGAGCCCTCCGGAGGGGCGGTGCTGGAGGCGGGTGGGGAGGGCCAGAGGAGCTGGGCTCAGGGCACAGCGAGGGCCTCTCAGCCGCCCTGGGCAGTCCCCTGCTCCAGCTGACAAGGTGCCATGTTGCAGGGGGCCGTGGAGCCAATGCAGATTGATGTGGACCCCCAGGAGGATCCTCAGAATGCCCCCGACGTCAACTACGTGGTGGAGAACCCTACCCTGGTAGGAGCCTTGGTGGGGGTGTTGGTGCTTCTGGGGGACCAGGTCTTGCTATAATCCAGAAACCTCCAGGGTTCCTAAGTGCCCTCATGTGATGGTTGTTAGCTCCCCAATGGGACAGTTGGGTCCCAGGCCACCTGCATGTTGAGTGTTCCAGCTTCATGGGCGTGGTCTACGCCAGGGGTCCAGGCCTCTCAGACACGCGGAAGGGACAGTGCtccagctgctgctcctgcctcGCTATCCGGGGCTCGGGCCGAGTTCCTGCCTCGCACAGTCTCCCCCGCCCTCAGGACCTGGAGCAGTATGCAGCCAGCTACAGTGGCCTGATGCGCATCGAGCGCCTGCAATTCATTGCGGATCACTGCCCCCCGCTGCGGGTGGAGGCCCTGAAGATGGCCCTGTCCTTCGTGCAGAGGACCTTCAACGTGGACGTGTACGAGGAGATCCACCGGAAGCTCTCGGAGGCCACCAGGTGAGGCCAGGGCCTAGGCCAGAGGAGGCGGGCCCGGCCTGCTGTGTCCCCATCAGGGGCCGCCTTGTGCTGCTGTGAAGCTGGCCCCCCTCGTGCAGCCACTTAGAGCAGCACCTGCGCAGCCTGGTGGCCAGGCAGCCGAAAGTGGTAGACGGGCCTGGGCGCGTACGGCCCCCGCCGGGGGAAGGCAGGACTCAGACTTCTGCGCTCAGGCCATCCTGATGCCGCGCAGAGCTTGAGCAGACGGTGACTCGTTCCTCCACTCTCGGTGTGCCCACAGCACTTCTCCACTGGGCTCCCCCAAGGCTGCGGCTTCCCCGATGCTCCCTGCAGACTGGGTGCCGCACCCAGGGCTGTGGCAGGCTAGGGGCTCCTAGGAGGGGCCTTCCAGCTGCCACATCAGCCCTGATGGCCATGCCCTCCCTCAGGGACCTGCAGAGTGCACCAGACGCCATCCCCGAGAGTGGTGTGGACCCCCCACCACTGGACACGGCCTGGGTGGAGGCCACACGGAAGAAGGCCCTGCTGAAGCTGGAGAAGCTGGACACAGACCTGAAGAACTACAAGGGCAACTCCATCAAGGAGAGCATCAGGTGCCAcccggggcagggggtggtggggcAGCGGGGCAGCCTGGCCCACACTGGGCAGTGTCCACTCACAGCCTGTCCCACAGGCGCGGCCACGATGACCTAGGTGACCACTACCTCGACTGTGGGGACCTCAGCAACGCCCTCAAGTGTTACTCCCGGGCCCGAGACTATTGCACCAGCGCCAAGCACGTCATCAACATGTGCCTCAACGTCATCAAGGTGCGCCCTGCCGTGTGGGGGGGTGCGGTGGGCGGGGCAGCTGTGCCCAGGACCGGGAGGGGTATCCCGGTCTGAGCCTGCTGCTTCCACCAGGTCAGCGTCTACTTGCAGAATTGGTCTCATGTGCTGAGCTACGTCAGCAAGGCTGAGTCTACCCCAGAGATTGCAGAGGTAACCTACTCCCAGCCTGTTTCCTCCTACCTGCTGGCCGGGGGTGGGCCTCATCCTCCCTCCTGTATGCCCTTGCTGTCCCCCGGCAGGGGTCACTGGGG
This window of the Desmodus rotundus isolate HL8 chromosome 9, HLdesRot8A.1, whole genome shotgun sequence genome carries:
- the RFNG gene encoding beta-1,3-N-acetylglucosaminyltransferase radical fringe isoform X1 — its product is MSRVRGALCRACLALAAALAALLLLPLPLPRAPAPAPTPGPGPRAPPARAPVPRLRPEDVFIAVKTTRKNHGPRLNLLLRTWISRARRQTFIFTDGDDPDLQRQGGSHVVNTNCSAAHTRQALCCKMSVEYDKFVESGRKWFCHVDDDNYVNTEGLLQLLSAFSPSQDVYLGRPSLDHPIEAAERVQGGGTATTVKFWFATGGAGFCLSRGLALKMSPWASMGSFMSTAERLRLPDDCTVGYIAEGMLGARLRHSSLFHSHLENLRRLPPDTVLRQVTLSYGGPENPRNVVNVVGAFSLQQDPTRFKSVHCRLYPDTDWCPVQTQGDLVSQ
- the GPS1 gene encoding COP9 signalosome complex subunit 1 isoform X2 is translated as MRDSPAPSAAATSVTALCPAPPSSRADVFLPGTAGDCSLSASLSACTLLYEGAVEPMQIDVDPQEDPQNAPDVNYVVENPTLDLEQYAASYSGLMRIERLQFIADHCPPLRVEALKMALSFVQRTFNVDVYEEIHRKLSEATRDLQSAPDAIPESGVDPPPLDTAWVEATRKKALLKLEKLDTDLKNYKGNSIKESIRRGHDDLGDHYLDCGDLSNALKCYSRARDYCTSAKHVINMCLNVIKVSVYLQNWSHVLSYVSKAESTPEIAERGERDSQTQAILTKLKCAAGLAELAARKYKQAAKCFLLASFDHCDFPELLSPSNVAVYGGLCALATFDRQELQRNVISSSSFKLFLELEPQIRDIIFKFYESKYASCLKMLDEMKDNLLLDMYLAPHVRTLYTQIRNRALIQYFSPYVSADMRRMATAFNTTVAALEDELTQLILEGLISARIDSHSKTLYARDVDQRSTTFEKSLLMGKEFQRRATAMILRAAVLRNQVHVKSPPREGSQGELTPANSQSRMSTNM
- the GPS1 gene encoding COP9 signalosome complex subunit 1 isoform X1; the protein is MRDSPAPSAAATSVTALCPAPPSSRADVFLPGTAGDCSLSASLSACTLLYEGAVEPMQIDVDPQEDPQNAPDVNYVVENPTLDLEQYAASYSGLMRIERLQFIADHCPPLRVEALKMALSFVQRTFNVDVYEEIHRKLSEATRDLQSAPDAIPESGVDPPPLDTAWVEATRKKALLKLEKLDTDLKNYKGNSIKESIRRGHDDLGDHYLDCGDLSNALKCYSRARDYCTSAKHVINMCLNVIKVSVYLQNWSHVLSYVSKAESTPEIAEQRGERDSQTQAILTKLKCAAGLAELAARKYKQAAKCFLLASFDHCDFPELLSPSNVAVYGGLCALATFDRQELQRNVISSSSFKLFLELEPQIRDIIFKFYESKYASCLKMLDEMKDNLLLDMYLAPHVRTLYTQIRNRALIQYFSPYVSADMRRMATAFNTTVAALEDELTQLILEGLISARIDSHSKTLYARDVDQRSTTFEKSLLMGKEFQRRATAMILRAAVLRNQVHVKSPPREGSQGELTPANSQSRMSTNM
- the RFNG gene encoding beta-1,3-N-acetylglucosaminyltransferase radical fringe isoform X2, encoding MSRVRGALCRACLALAAALAALLLLPLPLPRAPAPAPTPGPGPRAPPARAPVPRLRPEDVFIAVKTTRKNHGPRLNLLLRTWISRARRQTFIFTDGDDPDLQRQGGSHVVNTNCSAAHTRQALCCKMSVEYDKWFCHVDDDNYVNTEGLLQLLSAFSPSQDVYLGRPSLDHPIEAAERVQGGGTATTVKFWFATGGAGFCLSRGLALKMSPWASMGSFMSTAERLRLPDDCTVGYIAEGMLGARLRHSSLFHSHLENLRRLPPDTVLRQVTLSYGGPENPRNVVNVVGAFSLQQDPTRFKSVHCRLYPDTDWCPVQTQGDLVSQ